ACACGAACACGATGTTCAGCGACCTGTACCGCCCGGCGCGACCGACGCCGCCCCCGAGCGAACGCCAGGAGGAGCGCAACCGGACCTTCGCGGTGTCCGCCTACGACACCCTGTTCCGGGACCACGACGTGTCCGTCCTCGACCGCGACTTCGACCCCGCGTACCTGCAGCACAACCCCGTCGCGCCGAACGGGACGGCCGCCCTCGAGCAGCTGTTCGGCAGCGGCGCGCAGTTCCCCGCCCAGCAGTCGGTCATCTCGCTCGCGGACGGCGACCTGGTGTGGACGTTCTCGCAGCCGGTCGGGGCGGCACCGGACGCGCCGCTGCTCGCGGCCGACCTGTTCCGCGTCGACGGCGGGCTGATCCGCGAGCACTGGGACGTCGTGCCGACGAGTTGAGCGCCGGGAGCTGGCGCAGGCGCGCCGAGCGTGGTCCCGGGTGCTTGCACCGCGCCCGGGACCGCGCTCGGGTGACGGTGGGAGGATGGCGACGATGCACACCAAGTTCGCGGTGATCGGCGACAGCTTCGCCGAGGGGGTCGGCGACGAGTGGCCCGACGGCTCGCCCCGGGGGTGGGCCGACCTCGTCGCCGGTGGCCTCGCCGCTGCCTCCGACCGCACGTTCACCTACGCCAACCTCGCGATCCGCGGCAAGCTGCTCGCGCCGATCCTCGACGATCAGCTCCCCACCGCGCTGCGCCTCGGGCCGGACCTGCTGAGCATCAGCGGCGGCAACAACGACATCCTGCGCCCGCGGGTGTCGATCGCCGCCAACGCCCGACGCATCACGGCCGGGCTCGACGCCGCCGTGCGCACCGGTGCGGACGTGCTCTTCGTCACCGTCGCGGACATGACCCGGCACCTGCCGCTCGGCCGGCTCATCCGCCGACGCGGGGACGAGTACGCGGACCACATCCGGTCATGGGCGGACCGGCCGAACGTCACCGTGGTCGACAACTGGACGGACGCGGGGTTCCACGACCTCGCGCTCTGGGCGCCGGACCGGCTCCACCTCAACACCCTCGGCCACCGGCGGGTCGCGGCGAACGTCCTGACCGCCCTCGGCGTCCCCGCGCCGACCTGGGACGGGGCCGTCCGGCTCGCGGAGCGTGCGTCCACGATCGAACACCTCCGCGTCCACGTCCTGCCGTGGGTCGGCAGACGCCTCACCGGACGGTCGTCCGGGGACGGGCGGACCCCCAAGAGCGCGACGCTGGGTCCGGTCCGCGAGGAGGCGACCGGCCTGGAGGCGCGACCCAGGTGACGGACGCA
The Curtobacterium citreum genome window above contains:
- a CDS encoding SGNH/GDSL hydrolase family protein, yielding MHTKFAVIGDSFAEGVGDEWPDGSPRGWADLVAGGLAAASDRTFTYANLAIRGKLLAPILDDQLPTALRLGPDLLSISGGNNDILRPRVSIAANARRITAGLDAAVRTGADVLFVTVADMTRHLPLGRLIRRRGDEYADHIRSWADRPNVTVVDNWTDAGFHDLALWAPDRLHLNTLGHRRVAANVLTALGVPAPTWDGAVRLAERASTIEHLRVHVLPWVGRRLTGRSSGDGRTPKSATLGPVREEATGLEARPR